ATCCATATAAAATTCATAATGCATCCTCAAGCATCAAAGCCCTATTCTTCCATCCCATTTAGGAAATCTTCTTTCAAGAGACAAAAATTCAGAATTCAAGGATGGGGAACCTACCTTGTTGAAGAACCAAGTCTTGATCCTAGCTTTGGCCCTTCACTCCACCATCctccaagctccaatcttcaactCAGCCTTGGAACTCTTCtcataaaaccctagaatttggaCTCTCAAATCCCAAAAGGACTCACTCCCCTCTTCCATGATTTTCCTCTcctcacttttcttttcttgtttttctttctcttctctctttctttagaATAACTCTCCCTCGTTCTTAAAATGACTCTATTTCTTTCTTAGATTTATCTCACTTGAAATCTCCATTATGCCCctcccttatcttcttctttcatattttatcacctcattaatttatatcttacttgaagtctcctttatgcccttccattatcttcttctttcgtaTTATATCCCctaattaatatatatcttacttGAAATCTCCCTTTTTGCCCTCACttaacttttcttttccttttataactttcccattaaaccctcacttaaacttttcttttccttttgtacaCAACCTATAGTGAATTACCATTTGGAATCTTTTTAGAGAGTTTCCTATAATGTCCTTGTTTCCCTATTTCATTGAACCAAAAAGTAACTCAAAAGAACCAACATGAACCAAATAGTAAACTATTAATCAAAAAGTGAACCAAACATATCTTTCATACACTTTAAAttataaaccatagtatataaaAATGTACCATAGTGCATAAAATCAATACATAGGCTATATACATAGATCAAGGGTTATAAAATCACATAAATAACCTTACATGGCTATACATGACCAACAATCATACTCATGCTTATAATTCATTGCAAAAATCATAATAACATGATATCTTACCATAAATTAACAATATCAATATGAAAATCGATTCTCTACCATCCAGTCCAGTCATATAAAAAGTAAGAcaataaaccaatattaaagtaAAATTCTTGGGTCAGGGTATTACACCTTTGGCCAGAGAATTCTTGATATTTCTCAAGAAAAACTTTAAGATTCCTGACATACCTGATTGAAGCATTAGTAAAGATGAAGATGTCATCTGCAAATAAGCAGTGTCCTGGAGTGCGTACTCCCTGCAGCCCTGGCAACGGTCTCAGTTTACTATCGTTCAAAAGTTTAGATAATCCCCTGCAAAGCACCTCTTCTACAATGATGAAGATCATAGGGGAGATAGGGTCCCCCTGACGCAGACCACGTTCCACCCTGTAGAAGCCCACTGGACCACCATTCACTAGGATAGAGATTCTAGTGGAAATGAGCAGCTGTCTAATCCAATTGATCCATCTATCAGAGAAGCCAGAATTATGCATCACGTTGAATATGAAGTTCCATGAGATTATGTCATAAACTTTTTGAATGCCAATTTTTAGACCCAACCCACCCCCTCTCTTGGCCGTGAACATAAGAGTAGCCAACTCCAAAGCAATAGAAATTTTATCTTGGATAATCTTCCCTTTTTGAAAGGCCCCCTGTTCCTCCGAGATCAGCTTGGGTAGCACCCTCTCCAGCTGTCGAGCCATAACCTTAGAGGTAACTTTACAATAAAATTCCCCATGCAAGGAGGTCTAAATTTATCCAGGGTGGTTGCATCTTCTATTTTACGGCTGAGAGTCACTAAGCAATTGTTGATACCAGTAGGGATGTGATTGAAAGTAAAGAAAGAGCGCACTGCATGGCAGACATCAGGCCCTACTAGCTCCCAACAATGTCTGAAAAAGGCACTTGGGAACCCGTCCGGTCTCAGAGCACTATCTGGATCCAAATTCCAAACCGCTGCTTTAACTTCAGAATTATTTGGGACCGAGTCCAAGCTAAAAATATCCGCTTCCTCCAACACCTTAGGGATGCAGCCAAGTAAGTCATCATGCTCTGTCATCTCCACTACTTTGTGGAAATTTTCATAGAACGTCACCACATAGTTCTTGATCAGATCTTGATCCTCAAGGAGCTCCCATCcacttttttcaattttcttaaAGTGTTTCTAGCCCTCCTCATTTTCGTAGATAAGTAGAAATACTTGCTGCATCTATCACCCAGTTTTTTCCTCTTCATCCTTGACTTTTCTGCCCAGAGGAGTTTTTCATAGCTCTCCACCACAAAAGAGTAAGCCAATTTTGCTTGAGTCTCCCTGGTAAACTgctcatcattcatctcaagaCTGTTAATTTCTGCTTGGATAGCCTCCAACTCAACTTTCCTAATTCTCATTTGCATTTCAAAGTTTGGaaatttttctttggcccaagCTGTTACATCTATGCCCAGATTTactattaaataataatttctcTCTCATGTGACGTGTAGGTTTAGTGAGCTATTTTctcttgtggtcaaacctagccacaagattaTTGACCAGTTCACGGGCCTGCTCGTGGAGGAGTGGTTCCTTAACCGgtagtggggaagatttatcgatgatGACTTCatcgatcatcctcctagcacgagtccccagagtgaagagtaccggagGGCGTTCCCTGTGTCCCACAGCTAGACACCTccttcggtgatgagcttagcatcgcgatTGGGACACTAtttgggatcacgaaggacacgttgTGACAGTCAAGGGGTAAGATACTGACCTTATGAATGTTACTGTACCCTCCCCTAGTTGACCttaaagtgtgggccaaagctcgacaaatttccttttgtttctgCCTTTACACTAGCAATGgatgcacgagcggactcaccaaGACTGAATCCACCAGTTAGTCCGCCCGAGCTGTTTGAGGACTTTGTGTGTTTTTCTTATATGGGATCCACACCCCGTGCCCGGGCACTCTGTCTAGTCTTTTGGATGAGGTTGGCCTCATCCTTGGTCTACCTGGCTTCTAGGTTTAccatttgggtggacccattaGCTTAATAGACCTCTTAATTGAGTTTTAACTCTTAAGGGTCCAAGCctaacaggccctaagtgggggATTGGATATAAGACTAAGGCTTAGTCTTTAAGCCTCATTACTTCCTTCACCAACCTAAAACATGGGAGCTATGGAGCATTaaaggcttggagaagaaagGATTTCGAGAgcctgtggaggtggagagCATCAATTAATCCATCCTTGAGGTAGGCATCCTCACCTTCCCCCCtcacttttccattttttatgtttggagATTCCCTTGGAATCAATTCCAAGCTTAGGGATTCTCTTGGAAacccattaaaccctattaaATACCCCTTGGAGACCTATAATCCCTCCCCTTAATGCCTTCATGGAT
Above is a genomic segment from Telopea speciosissima isolate NSW1024214 ecotype Mountain lineage unplaced genomic scaffold, Tspe_v1 Tspe_v1.0038, whole genome shotgun sequence containing:
- the LOC122647382 gene encoding uncharacterized protein LOC122647382; the encoded protein is MEKTLPYGRLLTRIFQHFQVNLDNEPPCESFKEPFGKNSLACMKIIVNTYSDGEPVVPEGGGDVGEEASDEDEGEVPVQAAAGASSSRTSDMDAVIDALGQLNTNMAKLNSDMIQGFAAWAKEKFPNFEMQMRIRKVELEAIQAEINSLEMNDEQFTRETQAKLAYSFVVESYEKLLWAEKSRMKRKKLVEMTEHDDLLGCIPKVLEEADIFSLDSVPNNSEVKAAVWNLDPDSALRPDGFPSAFFRHCWELVGPDVCHAVRSFFTFNHIPTVTSKVMARQLERVLPKLISEEQGAFQKGKIIQDKISIALELATLMFTAKRGGGLGLKIGIQKVYDIISWNFIFNVMHNSGFSDRWINWIRQLLISTRISILVNGGPVGFYRVERGLRQGDPISPMIFIIVEEVLCRGLSKLLNDSKLRPLPGLQGVRTPGHCLFADDIFIFTNASIRQLEKYADANVRQSQEKAFRMEGKTLGGM